A genomic window from Gossypium hirsutum isolate 1008001.06 chromosome D12, Gossypium_hirsutum_v2.1, whole genome shotgun sequence includes:
- the LOC107916545 gene encoding zinc finger protein-like 1 homolog has protein sequence MVVCKCRKATKLYCFVHKVPVCGECICFPEHQICVIRTYSEWVIDGEYDWPPKCCKCQAIFEEEAGSEKTRLGCLHVIHTNCLISHIKSFPLHTASAGYVCPSCSTSIWPPKSVKDSASRLHSLLKDAVMQTGMEKNLFGNHPVSLNTPEPSGPPPAIMRYNGNSSASVAKDEGYSAVGPPKLSVSEIMEIDSPSSAGNYMKTSSPVAPIATTRKGTVHADRQNSEISYYVTDDEDGNRKKYSRRGSLRHKFFRALIPFWSSALPSLPVTAPPRKDASNADDIPEGRLKHQRPTRMDPRKILLVIAIMACVATMGILYYRIAQRVVGEGDLGNDEQAAQQ, from the exons GCGACAAAGTTATATTGTTTCGTGCACAAGGTTCCTGTTTGTGGAGAATGCATATGCTTTCCTGAGCACCAAATATGCGTG ATACGTACTTACTCAGAATGGGTAATAGATGGAGAGTATGACTGGCCTCCCAAGTGTTGCAAGTGCCAAGCCATTTTTGAGGAGGAGGCTGGCTCTGAAAAAACTCGGTTGGGTTGCTTAC ATGTCATACATACAAATTGCTTGATTTCACATATTAAAAGCTTTCCTCTGCACACTGCATCTGCTGGATACGTGTGTCCTTCATGTTCTACATCT ATATGGCCTCCCAAGAGTGTAAAAGATTCGGCATCCCGTCTTCATTCACTGCTGAAGGATGCTGTTATGCAG ACTGGCATGGAGAAGAATTTGTTTGGAAATCATCCTGTTTCTCTTAATACACCTGAGCCTTCTGGTCCTCCTCCTGCTATTATGCGATATAATGGGAATTCATCAGCCTCTGTGGCCAAAGATGAAGGATACTCAGCGGTTGGCCCTCCTAAACTTTCAGTGTCAGAAATAATGGAGATAGATAGTCCTAGTTCAGCTGGGAATTACATGAAAACTTCAAGTCCTGTTGCT CCTATTGCTACAACACGAAAGGGTACAGTCCATGCTGATCGGCAGAACTCTGAAATCTCCTATTATGTTACAGATGATGAAGACGGAAATCGTAAAAAGTATTCTCGGAGGG GTTCGCTTCGTCATAAGTTCTTCAGAGCATTGATTCCCTTCTGGTCAAGTGCATTACCTTCTCTACCAGTGACTGCACCTCCTCGTAAAGATGCATCGAATGCAGATGACATCCCTGAAGGTCGATTGAAGCATCAAAGACCAACACGGATGGATCCAAGAAAAATACTTCTTGTCATAGCAATCAT GGCCTGCGTGGCTACTATGGGTATTCTGTACTACAGAATTGCACAAAGGGTTGTTGGGGAGGGAGATCTGGGCAACGATGAGCAAGCAGCGCAGCAGTAA